From the genome of Daphnia pulex isolate KAP4 chromosome 12, ASM2113471v1:
cgtcctcatcctcttcgtcttcttccactttgtcatccatttcttcgtcaccatcttctttctcttcctcctcatcttctctttcttcgttATCTTCGTCTTCGGGCtctactgtaaaaaaaataacaaaataagatTACATAACATGTTTATAGTAAATGCACATACAATTTCTATACTTATtggtataaaaataattcagaaaTTATTACAGTCAAAACATCTAACTGATTATTACTAATATAATTGTAAAACGGGGGATGGTGGTTCACTTATTACTACAACCGTATTAGGCGTacgttaaataaaaaaattattgaaatagtACCAAGAggtgaatttgaattttcatctGGTATTGGACTGGAAGGTACTTTGGGCTTTTTAGAACctaagaaaatgacaaaatagcAAGtattaacaacaaaaacaaatctagCTGTAAAACTGATAATAATTAACAATGTCACTGACTTTCATTCTTTCGCGCCATTGCAGAAGGGGTTGATGAAGTCGATGCAACAACCTTATCTTCAAGATTTTTGGTTCTTGacgtttttggttttctttcgttAGCCATTATAACAGAtctgaaatgtaaaacaaaaattgatgaGCCAACACTTAGACTTGGATAACAGGGTAACCGTTTTTAATGAGCGAAGTGGATCgataaagcaatttttttataaatcaaaaGCATTTGcataatttcaatgaaaaactAAAGGGCTAAACTTAACTTTAATTTCACTATCGGTACTACAAAACCATAAGAAAATTACTGCGAATGTTAAAACATGCGCGGTCATTGGCGAGAGACTCTCATACGAGGCCGACAAGATGAGCCCGGAGACCCGCCATGTTTTCATGGAAACCTCGCTTGACGCTTCAGCCACTTATTCTAAAAATTCGAATGGCCATGCCACTTACAATAAAACATCATAACACAGTTAATGATTTCTTCAGATGGGAgagaggaaacaaaataaatgttttcctGTAACTAAAAATGCACGAAACAGATTTTGTAGAGTTTCACATGAGCACAATGAATGTTTGGCTCAGTAGTTCAAGTAAGGGTAAAGAGTTAATGACGTTGAATGCCCAAATCCAATTCAATAGGTACCACGTAACAAATGAAACACTGGATTCCTGTAACTAAAAATGCACGAAACAGATTTTGTAGAGTTTCACATGAGCACAATGAATGTTTGGCTCAGTAGTTCAAGTAAGGGTAAAGAGTTAATGACGTTAAATGCCCAAATCCAATTCAATAAGTAACACATAACAAATGAAACACTGGATTCCTGTAACTAAAAATGCACGAAACAGATTTTGTAGAGTTTCACATGAGCACAATGAATGTTTGGCTCAGTAGTTCAAGTAAGGGTAAAGAATTAATGACGTTGAATGCCCAAATCCAATTCAATAGGTAACACGTAACAAATGAAACACTGGCTGGACAAAAGATGAACAGAGACAACTTTTTTCCCTTGAGATACCTCATTATGCATAGAAGACCAAAAATCCAGTTCCACTTGTTAAGAGTTCCACTTCTTTGTTTCAACCACGTGTCAGAGGGCGGGATACTCTAATGATTGAGCAGTCAATGAACAAAAGAAACCTGTACTTGAACGTACTATTACGTCAATTgattaatcaaaatttcactTAGTCAAATGTGTTTGTGGACACTATGCTGAATGCTGGACTGAAGCTGGGCTAATTATTAACGCAAAGCTCCGACAGTCAAATTGTGAGCTGCTGTGAGACTGAGACTGGCGTAAATAGCAAATGCAGACGAATTTCGTGAGAACCGGAAGGCAGTGATGCCAATTTACGGAGTTACGAAGCCGcctaataaaattttgattttgtttcaaatatgAAACTGTTAATTGCATTCTCTCCTGTTATCTAATACTGTTCTAAAATTATAAAGAATACAAAATCTGTTTCAATAAACTGCACTTCCATGGCTTATTCGAAGATATGTACATTctataaaaatcaaatgcgGACTCAGATTCTGGGAAAAACGTAAAATTCCCTTCCCTTAATTATTTGGTCTGATCCTTTGACGCGCGTGCACATCAAAATTGGTTGGTGCGTAGACATTTCTGAAATTCCCGGTTTTCACGTGGCGGCAAATGTCCTCGTGATAACAGCAAAGAATTCGCATTGAAGACTTTCAGTCTTTCCTATATGGTAATAAAATGAAGTGTCGTACAAGGTCTGAGAAGAAAGCGTCTAGGTTTTTCCAGTCAAAACCTGTAAGATAATTAATGCATAAAGTCTGGAATCCGGAGCCCATCGATCCGTGACTGAGCTGCGCTATGGCATTCTGCGTCGGTCAAACAAAGTAAATTTAGACATGGCGAAAGATGTCAAACCCAAAATTGTCTTCGTAGAGAGTTGATCAAAGACgatccaaaaaagaaaagaaaaaacgatcTGGGACAACCGTAGAAGGCGTTTCGATCGAACTCGTCGCATCATAATCTTGATTATTTGACGCTTTCACGACCGGCCGTAATCAATTTGGTATAAACAATTCAACGATGCCCCACTGACCAGCCCCAATACCGTCTATGGTGCGTGCATTACAAACTCCAACacaaaaacaggaaatttCGATTTCTCAAAATACGAGTCGAAACATTTCGCTTCctgaaatgatttaaaaatttgtacacCAATCAAATTATAATTACAATTATAAATATCAgtgatttcttattctttaaGCAATGCTATGCAGAAGTCGTGTTGCGTTGTTCCAAAATTCTTGAACTAGGCGAATTCCGCTTGTCATTTCGATACGATGTTTTGAATTAACGCATATTCGAAATGTTTTGCAAATGACAATTTAATCGACGGTTTCAGATTGGCGATGTTGGCTGCTTGAACCTCTTCGCTTTGAGGACGATTACAGGGGACTTCCCAGCAGTAGGCGAATCAAAGAATAGATGGATGGAAACCTGttggaaatttttggaaaaattttcgaCCGCGTTGTTCAATTAACGTGCCCAAGTACTCAAGCTAAAACCAGTTAAGAATAGAAACGTTACAGACGAAAGATCGACACACTAAAAACCTATAGTCTCGTAGGAACGCatctaaaaagggaaaaggaatattttaatttcccgTTAACTTTGAccgattttttcaaacaaaactcttaatttgaacaaaaataaaaacaggaagATGAGAGGTCATTTTCTCTGGTTGCAAATGAAACCCCCTGAGGTAcataaagaagatgaaagctagaaaaaaattcagttttctCCTTAACCTCATCGCTGACACTCCTAGTTTTCACTTCGAACTTACCGTACAATCGCAAAGTGTCCCAATACAATATCACGGCGTATACAATAAAGCCGCCATCGACATACGTAAGCTTGTGTGTACGGTACATCAGGATGGCTGGTGTATTTTCAAGATTCTTGGTCACTTTGCTGTTGTCAGTTGAATTTAGTGCCCAGCAGCAGAGTTTCTTACCAGGAAATAGTACAGCAGAATTGACCCAACTGTCGACCAAGCAAATGATTAGCAAGACCTCATTGTCTCCTGAATTGtttcaacatcaaataaaGGACAGGAAGTCTtacaaaagtaatcaaaaggAACCGAACAAATTTTCTGAACTCaccaagaaaatgaagaaatggttgaaaacaaaagacgaaaaagttAATGTGGAACATTTGGTAGTGGTACATGGTATCCCTACACCTGTCGTCGATCGGACGTTTCCAATAAACGGAACGATTCCGGAAGATGGCTGCAGCTCCACTTCCGTGCGTTTCGATGACGGAAACTGCTATCCACTGATGGGAAGGAAACCTTGCGGCGACCCTACAAGGTATCTCATTGTTGATCCTCACACATTCAAGGTATGCAAATCAAATGTTATCCGACAAACAGCTGCGGAGATTAAGCAAGAAAATGTTATCAGGGACGGTGCGTTTCGCGCCCTTGCGGAAGAGACAGGGTCTTGGTCAAACGTACGGGACTTTGTCACGACATCAACGACAGATCCGAATGCGAAGGAGGCCGACGACTTTTCTATTCGCCTTACGGAGAACCCGTATGCGATTGCCCAGTCGGAGAGTATCCATTCCCGAACCCTCGGAGTGATTGTGTTGGGCTTTTTACACAAGGTAAGCAAATTGTTCGGCATTTTTACCATGTCTCACATTATCGTTAATTCCTGATAGGACCCTGTCCCTATGGGCAAGTCGTTGCCATTTCTCCTGACGGTTCTTTGAAATGCATGACATCCAAATGCCCCTCAATCTATGATGGCGATGAATATTTTTGGAAGCAGAAGCCATTGGTGCCGACCAACGACGGGAAATGTTATGAACTCGGCTCAACTGGCCGATGTTCAAAGTATGACGACATCGCACCTCTGCTGTTGGGTCTCGACATTTTGAAGAACGAATTGACGTGTGTCGACATTAACGATCCTTCGTCAccctatttcttttcccaagaagaaaacgatCTACTCGACAGCCTTTACGAAACCTTCTATCAGGATTACAACTTTTTCCAAATCTATCTGGTCCACCAGATTCTTGAGCATGAAAACGAATTGAAATacggtaagaagaagaaaaaggctcCTAAAGGAACGTACGAAAGCAGACTATCGGGGCCGAAATGGAACTCATCAGCTGGTAAAGGATCTCCCGTCATATCTTGTGGGACTGGTAGTGGTCAAGGAAAATGCAACCATTTCCAAACGTACga
Proteins encoded in this window:
- the LOC124209729 gene encoding uncharacterized protein LOC124209729 gives rise to the protein MAGVFSRFLVTLLLSVEFSAQQQSFLPGNSTAELTQLSTKQMISKTSLSPELFQHQIKDRKSYKSNQKEPNKFSELTKKMKKWLKTKDEKVNVEHLVVVHGIPTPVVDRTFPINGTIPEDGCSSTSVRFDDGNCYPLMGRKPCGDPTRYLIVDPHTFKGRCVSRPCGRDRVLVKRTGLCHDINDRSECEGGRRLFYSPYGEPVCDCPVGEYPFPNPRSDCVGLFTQGPCPYGQVVAISPDGSLKCMTSKCPSIYDGDEYFWKQKPLVPTNDGKCYELGSTGRCSKYDDIAPLLLGLDILKNELTCVDINDPSSPYFFSQEENDLLDSLYETFYQDYNFFQIYLVHQILEHENELKYGKKKKKAPKGTYESRLSGPKWNSSAGKGSPVISCGTGSGQGKCNHFQTWESRNFNPKQPIKFKEENNNGCLGGGVPNKQNGSCQAKFRE